The following proteins are co-located in the Bradyrhizobium sp. AZCC 2176 genome:
- a CDS encoding ABC transporter substrate-binding protein, giving the protein MVRQVNSLSIAISVASVALALAQPARGETVTIGIGTQDTTTNTVTTGIVIRQLRLLEKYLPTDGKYANIKFELEWQNFTSGPPVTNGMMANKLQFGAMGDYPLVVNGFTFEKNPESKSRLIAVAAYSMSGSGNGLVVHKDSPYYEFADLKGKLVSVPFGSAAHGMMLKAMQDRGYPADFFQLVSQSPEVGSTNLQEKKIDAHADFVPFAELLPFRGFARKIFDGVETNLPTWHGVVVRTDFAEKYPEVVVAYMKAIIAANQWLRADPKLAAEKIAEWTGISKEVVYIFLGPSGNMTTDPTIKPALIDAAEVDVKVLQNLGRMKEFDPMKWVDDSFIRKAYADMKLDYNAQLASTKNYEISGDDKFCKKPISDPRKSGEVWVDDTGILPFSSATCTLGAYADFKAKGKKINVTYVFDTARGIKLFADQAFFAVAGGDIAPFLLKKDAEAYAAKNNGKVLGFEEAVKSAVGGGKT; this is encoded by the coding sequence ATGGTCCGCCAAGTCAACTCACTCTCGATAGCGATATCCGTAGCGTCCGTGGCTTTGGCTCTCGCGCAGCCAGCCAGAGGCGAAACGGTCACAATCGGCATCGGCACCCAGGACACTACGACCAATACCGTAACGACCGGTATCGTCATCCGCCAATTGCGCCTCCTGGAGAAGTACCTTCCGACGGACGGCAAGTATGCCAACATCAAGTTCGAACTCGAATGGCAGAACTTCACCTCGGGTCCTCCGGTCACCAACGGCATGATGGCCAACAAGCTGCAATTCGGTGCGATGGGAGACTATCCTCTCGTCGTCAACGGGTTCACGTTCGAGAAGAATCCTGAAAGCAAGAGCCGCCTGATCGCGGTCGCGGCTTACAGCATGTCCGGCTCCGGCAATGGTCTCGTCGTCCATAAGGACTCGCCGTATTACGAGTTCGCGGACCTCAAGGGTAAGCTGGTCAGCGTCCCTTTTGGGTCGGCCGCCCATGGCATGATGCTGAAGGCGATGCAGGACCGGGGCTATCCGGCGGATTTCTTCCAGTTGGTCAGTCAAAGTCCCGAGGTCGGCTCGACGAACCTTCAGGAGAAGAAGATCGACGCCCACGCTGACTTTGTCCCGTTCGCAGAGCTGCTGCCGTTCCGCGGATTTGCCCGCAAGATCTTCGACGGCGTGGAAACGAACCTGCCGACCTGGCACGGCGTCGTAGTCCGTACCGACTTCGCCGAGAAGTATCCCGAGGTCGTCGTCGCCTACATGAAAGCGATCATCGCCGCCAACCAGTGGCTCCGCGCCGATCCCAAACTGGCGGCGGAAAAAATTGCGGAATGGACCGGCATCAGCAAGGAAGTCGTCTACATCTTCCTCGGTCCGAGCGGCAACATGACTACCGATCCCACCATCAAGCCAGCCTTGATCGACGCGGCAGAAGTCGATGTCAAGGTGCTGCAGAACCTTGGACGAATGAAGGAATTCGATCCGATGAAATGGGTTGACGACTCTTTCATCCGCAAGGCCTATGCCGACATGAAACTGGACTACAACGCCCAGCTCGCCAGTACCAAGAACTACGAGATTTCCGGCGACGACAAGTTCTGCAAGAAGCCGATCTCCGATCCCCGCAAGTCCGGTGAAGTCTGGGTCGATGACACCGGCATTCTTCCGTTCAGCAGCGCCACCTGCACGCTCGGCGCCTACGCGGATTTCAAGGCCAAGGGAAAGAAGATCAACGTCACGTACGTCTTCGATACTGCGCGCGGCATCAAATTATTTGCCGACCAGGCCTTCTTTGCGGTCGCGGGCGGCGATATCGCACCGTTCCTGCTGAAGAAGGACGCCGAAGCTTACGCCGCAAAGAACAACGGCAAGGTCCTCGGCTTCGAGGAGGCGGTGAAGTCGGCCGTTGGCGGGGGCAAGACATGA
- a CDS encoding ABC transporter permease produces the protein MSSSPARTLHPTVRETPALAAEPALSAEPAHKAVTVGAFAARWFRLNKGRLRATLIGALSLVAFLIVWHLLTKYRVVFFVRFTNVPSPLAVYDSFTKAMHDPKFLMHVLLSCRRIIFGFSLAALVAVPLGLVMGRFKLIHEVVFPVSEVLRPIPAIAWVPMAIMLWPTNEQSIVFITFLGSFFPILVNTLHGMVLVDPVLVRAARCLGARETSIFREVYFPASLPHIFTGLTVGMGVAWVSLIAAEMISGQYGIGYFTWEAYSLVQYADIALGMIAIGVLGLTSSVLIRSAGRLAMPWGRT, from the coding sequence ATGAGCAGCAGCCCTGCGCGTACGCTGCATCCGACGGTACGCGAAACACCCGCGCTCGCGGCCGAACCGGCTCTCAGCGCGGAGCCAGCCCACAAGGCCGTCACGGTCGGCGCGTTCGCCGCGCGCTGGTTCCGGCTCAACAAGGGCCGTCTACGCGCCACGCTGATCGGCGCGCTTTCCCTGGTCGCATTTCTGATCGTCTGGCACCTCCTTACGAAATATCGCGTCGTGTTCTTTGTGCGATTCACCAACGTACCCTCGCCGCTCGCCGTCTACGACAGCTTCACAAAAGCAATGCACGACCCAAAATTCCTGATGCATGTCCTGCTGAGCTGTCGCAGAATTATATTCGGTTTTTCGTTGGCAGCACTTGTCGCGGTGCCGCTCGGTCTGGTCATGGGCCGTTTCAAGCTAATCCACGAAGTAGTGTTCCCGGTTTCCGAAGTCCTTCGTCCAATCCCTGCTATCGCCTGGGTGCCGATGGCGATCATGCTCTGGCCGACTAACGAACAGAGCATCGTCTTCATCACTTTCCTTGGTTCGTTCTTTCCAATCCTGGTGAATACACTGCACGGCATGGTTCTGGTCGATCCGGTTCTGGTTCGGGCCGCGCGATGCCTCGGAGCCAGGGAAACCTCGATCTTTCGCGAGGTCTATTTTCCGGCTTCACTTCCGCACATCTTCACCGGGCTCACCGTCGGGATGGGCGTGGCGTGGGTTTCGCTGATCGCAGCCGAGATGATCTCCGGCCAGTACGGAATCGGCTATTTCACTTGGGAAGCCTATTCGCTGGTCCAGTACGCCGACATCGCACTCGGCATGATCGCAATCGGCGTGCTCGGCCTGACGTCCAGTGTGTTGATCCGGTCTGCTGGAAGGCTCGCAATGCCTTGGGGGCGCACATGA
- a CDS encoding ABC transporter ATP-binding protein — translation MSLIEAKAGEGHIEVKNFALSYETIDGSVAAVTNTQIHVKPGEFVSIVGPSGCGKSTLLNAVAGFLKPTAGTVTVDGEEVKGPSAERGMVFQQYSLFPWKTVQENVEFGLKMRGMDRSRRDRAARTLLGLAGLEAFGKQYPDRLSGGMKQRVGIVRALATGPKVLLMDEPFGALDAQTRVIMQQILNNMWQRLKISVLFVTHDIDEAIFLSDRVYCMTARPGSIKAEIPIPLERPRQQSMMMSSEFLALKRGLMSLIREESLKAMGGEISDQGLQGLNIDLHGQSLADVL, via the coding sequence ATGAGTCTAATCGAGGCAAAGGCGGGCGAAGGCCATATCGAGGTCAAGAATTTCGCGCTGAGCTATGAGACGATCGACGGGTCCGTTGCCGCCGTTACGAACACGCAGATCCACGTGAAGCCTGGTGAATTTGTTTCCATCGTCGGCCCATCAGGTTGTGGCAAATCTACCCTCTTGAATGCGGTCGCAGGCTTCCTGAAGCCGACCGCGGGAACGGTCACGGTCGACGGCGAAGAGGTAAAGGGTCCAAGCGCCGAACGCGGGATGGTCTTCCAACAGTATTCACTTTTCCCCTGGAAAACCGTGCAGGAAAACGTCGAATTCGGACTGAAGATGCGCGGAATGGATCGTTCCCGTCGTGATAGGGCTGCCCGCACCCTGCTCGGGCTGGCCGGACTTGAAGCGTTCGGAAAGCAATACCCCGACCGCCTTTCTGGCGGCATGAAGCAACGGGTTGGTATCGTGCGAGCCTTGGCGACAGGACCGAAAGTTCTTCTTATGGATGAGCCATTCGGCGCTCTGGATGCCCAGACGCGAGTCATCATGCAGCAAATCCTCAATAACATGTGGCAACGCCTGAAAATCTCAGTCCTGTTCGTGACCCACGACATCGACGAAGCGATCTTCCTTTCCGACCGCGTCTATTGCATGACGGCTCGCCCCGGCTCAATCAAGGCGGAAATTCCCATTCCGCTGGAACGGCCGCGTCAGCAGTCGATGATGATGTCGTCGGAATTCCTCGCGTTGAAACGTGGCCTGATGTCGTTGATTCGCGAGGAAAGCCTGAAAGCAATGGGAGGCGAAATCAGCGACCAAGGTTTGCAGGGGCTGAATATAGACTTGCACGGGCAGTCGTTGGCTGACGTACTTTGA
- a CDS encoding restriction endonuclease has protein sequence MPIPDYQSLMLPVLKLASDDNEHRVSEVVSALAAQFRLTNSERDELLPSGKQPVFNNRVHWAKTYLSQAKLLARTRRGFFKITDRGRGVLAENVERIDAKFLRRFDEFNAFVGGNNGAPSASPVASPSGEEVLIKSTPDELLRSTIKEVESALASELIERICAASPAFFERLVVELLLKMGYGGSRVEAGRAIGKTGDGGIDGVIDQDQLGLDRIYIQAKKYDANTAVSEPEVRNFCGSLGANKASKGVFVTTSYFTRPAEDFAKRHEYKVVLINGDMLARLMIHHSVGVRIVETLHYKKIDDEFFPEE, from the coding sequence GTGCCAATCCCCGATTATCAATCGCTGATGTTGCCAGTGCTAAAACTGGCAAGCGACGACAATGAACATCGCGTTTCCGAGGTGGTCAGCGCATTAGCAGCGCAATTTAGGCTCACCAATTCGGAGCGCGATGAACTACTGCCCAGCGGCAAGCAACCAGTTTTCAACAATAGGGTTCATTGGGCGAAGACCTATCTTTCCCAAGCAAAATTGCTGGCGAGGACTAGGCGGGGCTTTTTCAAGATCACGGATCGAGGGCGTGGCGTGCTTGCCGAGAACGTTGAACGTATTGACGCTAAATTTTTGAGGCGGTTCGACGAATTCAATGCATTTGTTGGCGGGAATAATGGCGCCCCTTCGGCATCCCCCGTCGCTTCTCCATCTGGAGAGGAAGTCTTAATTAAGAGCACGCCCGACGAATTGCTGCGCTCCACCATCAAGGAAGTCGAGAGCGCACTTGCGAGCGAATTAATTGAACGCATATGCGCAGCATCGCCAGCCTTCTTTGAAAGGCTCGTGGTCGAATTGCTGTTGAAGATGGGCTACGGCGGTTCACGCGTAGAAGCGGGCCGAGCAATTGGTAAAACAGGTGACGGGGGAATTGACGGAGTAATCGATCAAGATCAGCTTGGGCTTGACCGCATCTACATCCAGGCAAAAAAATACGACGCCAACACGGCAGTCAGCGAACCCGAAGTCCGAAATTTCTGCGGAAGCCTTGGCGCAAACAAGGCTTCGAAAGGCGTTTTCGTGACGACGTCATATTTCACGCGACCCGCAGAAGATTTTGCGAAGCGCCATGAATATAAGGTCGTCTTAATCAACGGCGATATGCTTGCGCGGCTGATGATCCATCATTCAGTTGGTGTTCGCATTGTCGAGACGTTGCACTACAAAAAAATTGATGACGAATTCTTCCCAGAGGAATGA